One window from the genome of Rhodopseudomonas sp. P2A-2r encodes:
- a CDS encoding alkene reductase — translation MSASKLFESYKLGPITLSNRTVMAPLTRNRAIEGFVPNPLAVEYYAQRATAGLLITEASQISQQGQGYQDTPGIYTKEQVAGWKKVTDAVHAKGGHIFIQLWHVGRISHTSLQPNGGAPVSASAIKAKGKTYVNNTFTETSEPRALELSEIPGLIEDYRKAAKNAIEAGFDGVEIHAANGYLLEQFARDSTNKRTDEYGGSIENRARLILEVAKAVAEEIGAERTGIRISPVTPANDAALDSEPQKLFDYVVDGLNAEKLVYIHVVEGATGGPRDIAPFDYASLRKRFKGAYIANNGYDLALAEKVLAAGEADLIAFGKLFIANSDLVERFKTGAELNKPDQATFYGGSAKGYTDYPTLAEKKQAAE, via the coding sequence ATGAGCGCTTCCAAACTCTTCGAGAGCTACAAGCTCGGCCCGATCACCCTGTCGAACCGCACCGTCATGGCGCCGCTGACGCGCAACCGCGCGATCGAAGGCTTCGTGCCCAACCCGCTTGCCGTGGAATACTACGCCCAGCGCGCCACCGCCGGCCTGCTGATCACCGAAGCAAGCCAGATCTCGCAGCAGGGCCAAGGCTATCAGGACACGCCCGGCATCTACACCAAGGAGCAGGTCGCCGGCTGGAAGAAAGTCACCGATGCAGTCCACGCCAAGGGCGGTCATATCTTCATCCAGCTCTGGCACGTCGGGCGCATCTCGCACACCAGCCTGCAGCCGAACGGCGGAGCGCCGGTCTCAGCGTCGGCAATCAAGGCCAAGGGCAAGACCTACGTCAACAACACGTTCACCGAGACCTCCGAGCCGCGCGCCCTTGAGCTATCGGAAATCCCCGGCCTGATCGAGGACTACCGCAAGGCTGCGAAGAACGCGATCGAGGCCGGCTTCGATGGCGTGGAGATCCACGCCGCCAACGGCTACCTGCTCGAGCAGTTCGCCCGCGACTCGACCAACAAGCGCACCGACGAATATGGCGGCTCGATCGAGAACCGCGCCCGGCTGATTCTCGAAGTCGCCAAAGCGGTGGCCGAGGAAATCGGCGCCGAACGCACCGGCATCCGCATCTCGCCGGTCACCCCGGCCAACGATGCTGCGCTCGACAGCGAGCCGCAGAAACTGTTCGACTACGTCGTCGACGGCCTCAATGCCGAGAAGCTGGTCTACATCCACGTCGTCGAGGGCGCCACCGGCGGTCCGCGCGACATCGCACCGTTCGACTACGCGTCCCTGCGCAAGCGCTTCAAGGGCGCCTATATCGCCAACAACGGCTATGACCTGGCTTTGGCGGAGAAGGTGCTGGCGGCCGGTGAAGCCGACCTGATCGCGTTCGGCAAGCTGTTCATCGCCAATTCCGACCTGGTCGAGCGCTTCAAGACCGGCGCGGAGCTCAACAAGCCGGACCAGGCGACGTTCTATGGCGGCAGCGCCAAGGGCTACACGGACTATCCGACGCTGGCCGAGAAGAAGCAGGCGGCGGAGTAG